The sequence TCGCCGATGCCGAGCCGGAAGCGCGCACCGAGGCGGTGCATCTCGCCTTCATGGCCGCGTTCCCGGACAGCCACATCGCCCGCAAATTCGGCGAGGCCACCGCCGAACAGGTGCGCCGCGAGGCGACTTTAGTCGCAGAAGCCGTCGATTTCCGCGCCCCGGCCACCACCCGCCGCGCGCCGCTGCTCGCCTTCGACGCAAGCCTGAAGGCGCGCGGCCTCAACCCCGGCACGAGCGCCGATCTCACCGTGGCGACGCTGTTCGCGCAGGCGCTGCTCAGCCCATGAACGCCGCGATATCCGCACGCGACAGCCGCCCGTCATGCAGCGCGCTGGCGAGCAGCACGCCAGCGACGCCGAGTTCGGCCAGACGATGAAGGTCGTCCACATCCCGCACCCCGCCCGCCGCATAGACGCGCCGGCCCTCCGCCTGTGCGAGGATGGCGGCGAGACGGTCAAGATCCGGCCCCTGCCCGGCACCGACCCGCGCCAGCGTCATCACGATCACCGCTTCCGGCCAGAGGGCGGCGTTGCCGTGCAGGCCTTCCGGCCCGCGCGGGCCTTCCGGTCCGTAGTCGAGCGAGAGCAGCCCGGCACCGGCGGCCAGCGCCGCCTCGGCTTCGGCAAGGCCGGCAAGGCTTTCACTGCCAATCACCGGCCGGCCGGGACCGTAGGCGACACGGCGGGCGAGCGCTTCGGGGGCGCTCTCCCCCGCATCGACCCACAGGGTGAGCCCGGGATGACGCGCGGCCAACGTGATCAGCACGGCGTCATGCCCCCCGCGCCTGGCAATGGCGTCGAGATCGGCGATGTAGAGCGTGCGGAAGCGGCCGAGCGCCAGCAGCCCGTCAGCCACGTCCAGCGGGGCGGCGCTGGTGGACAGCGGCGTCTCGATCGGCCGGTAGGCCTCGCGGGCGCCGCGGCGTGCGTGGACCACCGCACCTCCCATCAGGTCGATCACCGGTATAAGTTCCACCTTCGGCCTTCCTCTCTGGTACGCGGGTAGATGCTGGTCTTTGTCGTTGAAACGGTCACCGGGGGTGGCGCCCTCGGTGCGGAACTTCCGGCCTCGCTGATAGCCGAAGGCGCGCTGATGCGCGACACGCTGATCGGCGACCTGGAGGATCTTCCCGGCGTCCGGGTGGTCACCACCCATGATGCGCGCTTCCCCGCCCCGCCGCGCGGCACCAGCACGGCGCTGCGCCTCGGCGACGACCCCGCCTCGGTGTGGCGGCTCATGGCGCGGGAGGCCGATTGCTGCTGGCCGATCGCGCCGGAAAGCGCGGGCGTGCTCGAACGCCTCGTCTTCGACCTGCGCGCCCAGTGCCGGCGGGTGGTGGCGCCGGAGGCGGAAACCATCGCGCTCTGCGCCAGCAAGCGGCGCACGGCGCAAGCACTGGCGGCCGCCGGCGTGGCCGTCATTCCCACCTGGCCGCTCGACGCACTGCCGGCGGAGGTCCCCGGCCCCTTCGTGGTCAAACCGGATGACGGCGCCGGCGGGGTCGGGCTGCGCGTCATCGACCAGCGCCCGACGCCACCCTATCCGCCGGGCCATGTCATCCAGCCCTTGGTCGCGGGCGAGGCGGCGAG comes from Ancylobacter polymorphus and encodes:
- a CDS encoding HisA/HisF-related TIM barrel protein — protein: MELIPVIDLMGGAVVHARRGAREAYRPIETPLSTSAAPLDVADGLLALGRFRTLYIADLDAIARRGGHDAVLITLAARHPGLTLWVDAGESAPEALARRVAYGPGRPVIGSESLAGLAEAEAALAAGAGLLSLDYGPEGPRGPEGLHGNAALWPEAVIVMTLARVGAGQGPDLDRLAAILAQAEGRRVYAAGGVRDVDDLHRLAELGVAGVLLASALHDGRLSRADIAAFMG
- a CDS encoding ATP-grasp domain-containing protein, translated to MLVFVVETVTGGGALGAELPASLIAEGALMRDTLIGDLEDLPGVRVVTTHDARFPAPPRGTSTALRLGDDPASVWRLMAREADCCWPIAPESAGVLERLVFDLRAQCRRVVAPEAETIALCASKRRTAQALAAAGVAVIPTWPLDALPAEVPGPFVVKPDDGAGGVGLRVIDQRPTPPYPPGHVIQPLVAGEAASLTLLCQNGRTHVLTANRQHIARDDGRLRFTGVTVGAFPVDEALRSFGESIGAALPGLHGLVGVDYIATADGPVAVEVNPRLTTSYAGLRRSLAVNPLAFMSEFIRDGAVPDLPHLPPALPVDIVPEE